One Festucalex cinctus isolate MCC-2025b chromosome 1, RoL_Fcin_1.0, whole genome shotgun sequence genomic region harbors:
- the epdr1 gene encoding mammalian ependymin-related protein 1: MLQLILAPLLLLLLGSTQLRQADVEASAAAATATPCQAPPQWEGRWVVYDHGTGRNNRAAVSYDAQKQRLRVLQQHKKHTPCQRYFELIYLYESKLLFQIDQKTGECAKLELTEAWDPFDIPDNSTFEDQYIIGGPGDNVEVQEWSDRKPARKHETWVGVYTLRDCYPVQETYVKNSSVTTSTRFFNLQLGISDPDVFTPPPACQSARPLAMTHERC; the protein is encoded by the exons ATGCTGCAGTTGATCCTCGCGCCGCTCCTGCTGCTCCTGCTGGGCTCGACGCAGCTGCGGCAGGCGGACGTTGAGGCGTCGGCGGCCGCAGCGACAGCGACGCCCTGCCAGGCCCCGCCGCAGTGGGAGGGGAGGTGGGTCGTGTACGACCACGGCACCGGCAGGAACAACCGGGCCGCGGTGTCCTACGACGCGCAGAAGCAGCGACTGCGGGTGCTGCAGCAGCACAAGAAGCACACGCCGTGTCAgag GTACTTTGAGTTGATCTACTTGTACGAGAGCAAGCTGCTGTTCCAGATCGACCAGAAGACGGGCGAGTGCGCCAAGCTGGAGCTGACCGAGGCCTGGGACCCCTTCGACATTCCCGACAACTCCACCTTCGAGGACCAGTACATCATCGGCGGGCCCGGCGACAACGTGGAGGTGCAGGAGTGGTCCGACAGGAAGCCCGCGCGAAAAC ATGAGACGTGGGTGGGCGTGTACACGCTGCGCGACTGCTACCCGGTCCAGGAGACGTACGTGAAGAACAGCAGCGTCACCACGTCCACGCGCTTCTTCAACCTGCAGCTGGGCATCAGCGACCCCGACGTCTTCACGCCGCCGCCCGCCTGCCAGTCGGCCCGGCCGCTCGCCATGACTCACGAGCGCTGCTGA
- the znf622 gene encoding cytoplasmic 60S subunit biogenesis factor ZNF622 produces the protein MSSSYTCISCRVAFSDGEVQRAHYKSDWHRYNLKRKVADMPPVSADNFQERVLSQRAAAAEGGPSAGEACAACNKKFSSANAFRNHLGSQRHRQAERRQVDELNRKNLEKGLSGRDKADRDARNEALRQALEGQRRAREESAPARSKPEKPPRLVWLEEQAKRREREEGDAADEDEEWEDMDDDDDDDGEEDTEDEDADEEGDSGVASVAALAGCIPVSDCLFCSHHSKSLLRNVAHMTRVHGFFIPDLQHLADLRGLIRYLGEKVGAGNVCLWCNEKGRSFYSTEAVQSHMTDKSHCKLLTDGDAALEFADFYDFRSSYPDGGEGHDDDVGGAELPDDKNIQYDDETMELTLPSGARIGHRSLMRYYKQRFGNERALAPSHSRNAVGRVMRQYKALGWAGDAGSGGGSRQAPRDMQYVQMMKSKWMLKMGMSHNATKQKHFRPQVIF, from the exons ATGTCGTCGTCGTACACGTGCATCAGCTGCCGCGTGGCCTTCTCGGACGGCGAGGTGCAGCGCGCCCACTACAAAAGCGACTGGCACCGCTACAACCTGAAGCGCAAGGTCGCCGACATGCCGCCCGTCAGCGCCGACAACTTCCAGGAGCGCGTCCTGTCGCagcgcgccgccgccgccgagggCGGGCCCAGCGCCGGCGAGGCCTGCGCCGCCTGCAACAAAAAGTTCTCCAGCGCCAACGCCTTCCGCAACCACCTGGGCTCGCAGCGCCACCGGCAGGCCGAGCGCCGGCAGGTGGACGAGCTCAACCGGAAGAACTTGGAGAAAGGCCTCAGCGGCCGAGACAAGGCGGACCGGGACGCCAGGAACGAGGCCCTGCGGCAGGCCCTCGAGGGGCAGCGGAGGGCCCGGGAGGAATCGGCGCCGGCGAGGAGCAAGCCTGAAAAACCGCCGCGGCTCGTCTGGCTGGAGGAGCAGGCCAAGAGGAGAGAGCGCGAGGAAGGGGATGCCGCCGACGAGGACG AGGAGTGGGAGGACAtggacgacgacgatgacgatgatggtGAGGAGGACACGGAGGATGAAGATGCGGACGAGGAAGGCGACTCGGGCGTTGCATCCGTCGCCGCCCTCGCCGGTTGCATCCCCGTCAGCGACTGCCTGTTCTGCTCGCACCATTCCAAGTCGCTGTTGCGCAACGTGGCCCACATGACGCGCGTCCACGGCTTCTTCATCCCGGACCTTCAGCACCTGGCCGACCTCAGGGGTCTGATCCGCTACCTGG GCGAGAAAGTGGGCGCGGGGAACGTGTGCCTGTGGTGCAACGAGAAGGGGCGCTCGTTTTACTCCACGGAAGCCGTGCAGAGTCACATGACGGACAAAAGTCACTGCAAGCTCTTGACGGACGGCGACGCCGCGCTGGAGTTCGCCGACTTCTACGACTTCAG GAGCAGCTACCCGGACGGAGGGGAGGGGCATGACGACGACGTGGGCGGCGCCGAGCTTCCCGACGACAAGAACATTCAATACGACGACGAGACAATGGAGCTCACGCTCCCGTCAG gCGCCAGGATCGGCCACCGTTCGCTCATGAGGTACTACAAGCAGCGCTTCGGGAACGAGCGGGCGCTGGCCCCGAGTCACAGCAGGAACGCGGTGGGACGCGTCATGCGCCAGTACAAAGCGCTCGGATGGGCCGGCGACGCAG GCTCGGGCGGCGGGTCGCGTCAGGCTCCTCGCGACATGCAGTACGTGCAGATGATGAAGTCCAAGTGGATGCTGAAGATGGGAATGAGTCACAACGCCACCAAGCAGAAACATTTCCGCCCGCAAGTCATCTTCTGA